In a genomic window of [Empedobacter] haloabium:
- the rpsG gene encoding 30S ribosomal protein S7 yields the protein MPRRREVPKREILPDPKFGNTEVAKFVNVLMLSGKKSVAENIIYGAFDHIQQKSGKDPLEVFAAAINNAKPLVEVKSRRVGGANYQVPVEVRPVRRLALSMRWLREAANKRSEKSMPQRLGGELMEAAEGRGGAMKRRDEVHRMAEANKAFSHFRF from the coding sequence ATGCCACGTCGTCGTGAAGTACCCAAGCGCGAAATCCTGCCGGATCCAAAGTTCGGCAACACCGAAGTCGCCAAGTTCGTCAATGTTCTGATGCTGTCGGGCAAGAAGTCCGTCGCTGAAAACATCATCTACGGTGCGTTCGACCACATCCAGCAGAAGTCCGGCAAGGATCCTCTGGAAGTGTTCGCCGCAGCGATCAACAACGCCAAGCCGCTGGTGGAAGTGAAGTCCCGCCGCGTCGGTGGCGCCAACTACCAGGTGCCGGTTGAAGTGCGTCCAGTACGCCGCCTGGCCCTGTCCATGCGTTGGCTGCGTGAAGCCGCCAACAAGCGCAGCGAAAAATCCATGCCACAACGCCTGGGCGGTGAGCTGATGGAAGCTGCGGAAGGCCGCGGCGGCGCGATGAAGCGCCGTGACGAGGTGCACCGCA
- the rpsL gene encoding 30S ribosomal protein S12: MPTINQLIRNPRTAAVVKSKSPALENCPQKRGVCTRVYTTTPKKPNSALRKVAKVRLTNGFEVISYIGGEGHNLQEHSVVLLRGGRVKDLPGVRYHMVRGSLDTQGVKDRKQARSKYGAKRAKAAKK, from the coding sequence ATGCCAACCATCAATCAATTGATTCGCAACCCACGTACCGCCGCGGTCGTGAAGAGCAAATCGCCGGCACTTGAAAACTGCCCGCAAAAGCGTGGCGTGTGCACCCGCGTGTACACCACCACTCCGAAGAAGCCTAACTCGGCTCTGCGTAAGGTCGCCAAAGTGCGTCTGACCAACGGTTTCGAAGTCATTTCGTACATCGGCGGTGAAGGCCACAACCTGCAGGAACACAGCGTCGTGCTGCTGCGCGGCGGTCGTGTGAAAGACTTGCCAGGTGTGCGTTACCACATGGTTCGCGGCTCGCTGGATACCCAGGGCGTCAAAGACCGTAAGCAGGCTCGCTCGAAGTACGGTGCGAAGCGCGCTAAAGCCGCCAAGAAGTAA
- a CDS encoding sulfatase-like hydrolase/transferase: MRPLLRPAPLFVLLSYLALSAVPYLPLLLGKPMPAAWPVLGIEIVAWTTVWALFGRPARFHWLLIPAFMALPTEIYLLVFYGQGISTHHLGILAETSPMEAMEFLGSKVWSMLVIMALVAIWWVLAFRAARQSPDLHWQGASRWTALGLLAVFGTLAAYGWEFGTTRPPAPSASASASAAASADRGVHLTGLALPPLPGWAQPPARFDAFIDSWPFGLVARGVDFYRERRYLAALNETSRNFRFGAHQAAPDDTPETVIMVLGESSRRDRWSLFGYARPTNPLLAQEPNLVPLNDVITSVSATRLSVPVIISRKPARQSLEDGFNEKSFLTAYKEAGFRTWWLSNQISFGKFDTPVSVFAREADVVQFTNLGGFTNRSNFDEVLFEPLRLALADKAPKKLIVLHSLGSHWNYSQRHPKAFDKWQPSLFGIDKPVYTDLAIKPQLNNSYDNSILYSDWFLAQVIGQLKASGRSAALLYVADHGQTLYDGNCKFAFHGHNTQHEFRVPAFMWYSDQYRERYPDKVKQLVRHRKARLATENMFHTLLDVADIRYPDDRLDWSFVNGAWKKHTRYVDSYGWTDYDNATVRGDCREIIAKKPARKR, from the coding sequence ATGCGACCGTTGCTGCGCCCCGCCCCCCTGTTCGTCCTGCTGAGCTATCTGGCCTTGTCGGCAGTGCCCTATCTGCCCCTGTTGCTGGGCAAGCCCATGCCTGCGGCCTGGCCCGTGCTGGGCATCGAAATCGTTGCCTGGACGACGGTTTGGGCGCTGTTCGGGCGTCCGGCCAGGTTCCATTGGCTGCTGATTCCTGCCTTCATGGCGCTGCCGACGGAGATCTACCTGCTGGTGTTCTACGGCCAGGGCATCTCCACGCACCACCTCGGCATCCTGGCCGAGACCAGCCCGATGGAAGCGATGGAATTCCTCGGCAGTAAAGTCTGGTCGATGCTGGTCATCATGGCCCTGGTCGCGATCTGGTGGGTGCTGGCGTTCCGCGCCGCGCGCCAGAGCCCGGACCTGCACTGGCAGGGCGCGTCGCGCTGGACGGCGCTGGGCCTGCTGGCCGTGTTCGGCACGCTGGCCGCCTATGGCTGGGAGTTCGGCACGACACGGCCGCCTGCGCCGTCCGCTTCCGCTTCCGCTTCCGCTGCGGCGTCGGCCGATCGCGGCGTCCACCTGACCGGGCTGGCATTGCCGCCCCTGCCCGGCTGGGCGCAGCCGCCGGCGCGCTTCGACGCGTTCATCGACTCCTGGCCGTTCGGCCTGGTCGCACGCGGTGTCGATTTCTACCGCGAGCGCCGCTACCTGGCGGCACTGAACGAAACCAGCCGCAATTTCCGCTTCGGCGCGCACCAGGCCGCGCCGGACGACACGCCGGAAACCGTGATCATGGTGCTGGGCGAATCCTCGCGCCGCGACCGCTGGAGCCTGTTCGGCTACGCCCGCCCCACCAACCCGCTGCTGGCGCAGGAACCGAACCTGGTGCCGCTGAACGACGTCATCACCTCCGTCTCCGCCACCCGGCTGTCCGTGCCCGTGATCATCTCGCGCAAGCCGGCGCGGCAAAGCCTGGAGGACGGCTTCAACGAGAAATCGTTCCTGACCGCCTATAAAGAGGCCGGTTTCCGGACCTGGTGGTTGTCCAACCAGATCTCGTTCGGCAAGTTCGACACGCCTGTGTCCGTGTTCGCGCGCGAGGCCGACGTGGTCCAGTTCACCAACCTGGGCGGCTTCACCAACCGCTCCAACTTCGACGAGGTGCTGTTCGAACCGCTGCGCCTGGCGCTGGCGGACAAGGCGCCGAAAAAACTGATCGTGCTGCACTCGCTGGGCAGCCACTGGAACTACAGCCAGCGGCATCCGAAGGCGTTCGACAAATGGCAGCCGTCGCTGTTCGGCATCGACAAGCCCGTCTACACCGACCTGGCCATCAAGCCGCAACTGAACAACAGCTACGACAATTCAATTCTCTACAGCGACTGGTTCCTGGCCCAGGTGATCGGCCAGCTGAAGGCCTCCGGCCGCTCGGCCGCGCTGCTGTACGTGGCCGACCATGGCCAGACGCTGTACGACGGCAACTGCAAGTTCGCCTTCCACGGGCACAACACCCAGCACGAATTCCGCGTGCCGGCCTTCATGTGGTACTCGGACCAATACCGCGAGCGCTATCCGGACAAAGTGAAGCAATTGGTGCGCCACCGCAAGGCACGGCTGGCGACCGAAAACATGTTCCACACCCTGCTGGACGTGGCCGACATCCGCTATCCCGACGACCGCCTCGACTGGAGCTTCGTCAACGGTGCCTGGAAGAAGCACACGCGCTACGTCGACAGCTACGGCTGGACCGACTACGACAACGCCACCGTGCGCGGTGACTGCCGCGAGATCATCGCGAAGAAGCCGGCACGCAAGCGGTAG
- a CDS encoding DNA mismatch repair protein MutS, whose translation MGWLFSNGDDRIVDHPFGRAAIARFHLLTAAADERGMDAQTTRDLLLDDYADRLGAGSSLFGRQALHRRLHGAAPAEPARIRALLAAPDLLAQLVQACRPLRRAEADVVPSLFGTPLAPAPGWARWLPLLPVAWLASLVLAFFVPLGWVGAVALTFVLVALQASWHERTQEWDSVLLPLRTLLDVHQALGNLPDPTGLLAPFAPDAAQAGKLRRRFALSLADSIPGQREYRDWLLQANLKRYFASRAALVQHLDFLRASYRLVAELEADCTLARHLEASATFCWAGQSDDRAVDLRGVVHPLLARPAPVDFRLVAGTGAFVSGQNGVGKSTLLRTLGLNLVVARAFGFCYATSAQVPNLPVYASMHSEDAMDSGESLYMAELRRARELLALARLGPAVFVIDEIFRGTNHLESVSAATAVLHELARHHLVLVSSHNLELAPLLRDRLAPFCVEAAGEGVTVRPGVLRATNGIRLLADSGFDSAIECNAVTVFQWLSRHARGEEAGPPPVL comes from the coding sequence ATGGGCTGGCTGTTTTCCAATGGCGACGACCGTATCGTCGACCACCCGTTCGGTCGCGCCGCGATCGCGCGATTTCATCTGCTGACAGCGGCGGCGGACGAGCGTGGCATGGATGCGCAGACGACGCGCGACCTGCTGCTGGACGACTATGCCGACCGACTGGGCGCGGGCAGCAGCCTGTTCGGCCGCCAGGCGCTGCACCGCCGCCTGCACGGTGCCGCGCCCGCCGAACCGGCGCGCATACGTGCTCTGCTGGCTGCGCCCGACCTGCTGGCGCAGCTGGTGCAGGCATGCCGGCCGCTGCGCCGGGCCGAGGCCGACGTCGTTCCCTCGTTGTTCGGCACGCCACTGGCGCCTGCGCCGGGCTGGGCACGCTGGCTGCCGCTGTTGCCGGTCGCGTGGCTGGCCAGCCTGGTGCTGGCGTTTTTCGTCCCGTTGGGCTGGGTGGGCGCGGTGGCGCTGACCTTTGTGCTGGTGGCGCTGCAGGCCAGCTGGCATGAGCGGACGCAGGAATGGGACAGCGTCCTGCTGCCGCTGCGCACCTTGCTGGACGTCCACCAGGCACTGGGCAATCTGCCCGACCCGACCGGCCTGCTGGCCCCGTTCGCGCCGGACGCGGCGCAGGCCGGCAAGCTGCGGCGCCGCTTTGCGCTGTCGCTGGCGGACAGCATCCCCGGCCAGCGCGAGTACCGCGACTGGCTGCTGCAGGCCAACCTCAAACGCTATTTCGCCAGCCGCGCGGCCTTGGTACAGCATCTTGACTTCCTGCGTGCCAGCTACCGGCTGGTGGCGGAACTGGAAGCGGATTGCACGTTGGCGCGGCACCTGGAGGCCAGTGCGACGTTCTGCTGGGCCGGGCAGTCCGACGACCGCGCCGTGGACTTGCGCGGCGTCGTCCATCCGCTGCTGGCCCGGCCGGCGCCGGTGGACTTCAGGCTGGTTGCTGGGACGGGCGCGTTCGTCTCGGGCCAGAATGGCGTGGGCAAGAGCACGCTGCTGCGCACGCTCGGCCTGAACCTGGTCGTTGCTCGTGCGTTCGGCTTTTGTTACGCGACTTCAGCGCAGGTGCCCAACCTGCCGGTGTACGCCAGCATGCACAGCGAGGACGCGATGGACAGCGGCGAGAGCTTATATATGGCGGAGCTGCGCCGCGCGCGCGAACTGCTGGCGCTGGCGCGGCTGGGGCCGGCCGTGTTCGTCATCGACGAGATTTTCCGGGGCACCAATCACTTGGAATCGGTGTCGGCGGCGACGGCCGTGCTGCACGAACTGGCGCGGCACCACCTGGTGTTGGTGTCGTCGCACAACCTGGAGCTGGCCCCGCTGCTGCGCGACCGGCTGGCGCCATTCTGCGTAGAGGCGGCAGGGGAGGGCGTCACGGTGCGCCCCGGCGTACTGCGCGCAACCAACGGCATCCGCCTGCTGGCCGACAGCGGCTTCGACAGCGCGATCGAATGCAACGCGGTCACGGTGTTCCAGTGGCTGAGCCGGCATGCGCGGGGCGAAGAGGCGGGGCCGCCGCCGGTGCTCTGA
- a CDS encoding efflux RND transporter periplasmic adaptor subunit, whose amino-acid sequence MIRDTSHQDTVIAAPPGRARRRRLLLAAGALAVAAAFAAAFGSWRGSEHAVSASRLRIAEVTRGTLVRDAAVNGRIVAAVSPTLYSTAPSSTVTLKVRAGDTVQRGDVLAVLESPDLTDELKKEQSSYQELAAEVARQRILARKQKLLAQRDADTAEIERLSAQRTLERYDGVANEGVVAKIDYQKAKDALRAAEIRARHAGQASNLEQDDVELALKTKSAQLERQKLTLANAQRRVDELTVRAPVNGFVGTLNVANRSVVQANTPLMTLVDLSALEVELEVPETYVNDLGLGMRAEITVNGATATGKLSALSPEVVKNQVLARVRFDGRQPDGLRQSQRVQARLLIDEKPNVLLLPRGPFVESEGGRHAYVVQDGVAVRTPVRLGATSVNAVEIASGLKQGDKVVVAGTETFENAARVSINR is encoded by the coding sequence ATGATCCGCGACACATCTCACCAGGACACCGTCATCGCCGCCCCGCCCGGCAGGGCCCGGCGGCGGCGCCTGCTGCTGGCCGCCGGCGCGCTCGCCGTGGCGGCCGCCTTTGCCGCCGCCTTCGGCAGTTGGCGCGGCAGCGAACATGCCGTCAGCGCCAGCCGCCTGCGCATCGCCGAAGTCACGCGCGGCACGCTGGTGCGCGACGCCGCAGTCAACGGCCGCATCGTCGCCGCCGTCAGTCCCACCCTGTATTCGACGGCACCGTCGTCCACCGTCACGCTGAAGGTGCGCGCCGGCGACACCGTGCAACGGGGCGACGTGCTGGCCGTGCTGGAATCGCCCGACCTGACCGACGAACTGAAAAAGGAGCAATCGAGCTACCAGGAGCTGGCGGCCGAGGTGGCGCGCCAGCGCATCCTGGCGCGCAAGCAGAAGCTGCTGGCGCAGCGCGATGCCGACACCGCCGAGATCGAGCGCCTGTCGGCCCAGCGCACGCTGGAGCGCTATGACGGCGTCGCCAACGAAGGCGTCGTCGCCAAGATCGACTACCAGAAGGCCAAGGACGCACTGCGCGCCGCCGAGATCCGCGCGCGCCACGCCGGCCAGGCTTCCAACCTGGAACAGGACGATGTCGAACTGGCGTTGAAAACCAAGTCGGCGCAGCTGGAACGCCAGAAGCTGACGCTGGCCAACGCCCAGCGCCGCGTCGACGAGCTGACGGTGCGCGCGCCCGTGAACGGCTTCGTCGGCACCCTGAACGTGGCCAACCGCAGCGTGGTGCAGGCCAACACCCCTTTGATGACGCTGGTCGACCTGTCGGCGCTGGAGGTGGAGCTGGAAGTGCCGGAGACCTACGTCAACGACCTTGGGCTGGGCATGCGCGCCGAGATCACCGTCAACGGCGCCACCGCCACCGGCAAGCTCTCGGCGCTGTCGCCGGAAGTCGTCAAGAACCAGGTGCTGGCGCGCGTGCGCTTCGACGGCCGCCAGCCGGACGGCCTGCGCCAGAGCCAGCGCGTGCAGGCGCGCCTGCTGATCGACGAGAAGCCGAACGTGCTGCTGCTGCCGCGCGGCCCGTTCGTCGAATCCGAAGGCGGCCGCCACGCCTATGTCGTACAAGACGGGGTAGCCGTGCGCACGCCGGTGCGCCTGGGCGCCACCAGCGTCAACGCCGTCGAAATCGCATCCGGCCTGAAACAGGGCGACAAGGTCGTCGTCGCCGGCACCGAAACGTTCGAGAACGCCGCGCGCGTCTCCATCAACCGCTGA
- a CDS encoding ABC transporter ATP-binding protein yields the protein MLRMQNLSKVYRTHMIETHALRGFEIHVRQGEFVTVTGPSGSGKTSFLNIAGLLEEFTDGEYILDGVNVKGMDDNARSRLRNEKLGFIFQGFNLIPDLSLFDNVDVPLRYRGFNAAERKERIEDALAKVGLASRMKHFPAELSGGQQQRVAIARALAGSPKLLLADEPTGNLDTQMARGVMELLEEINAQGTTILMVTHDPELAARSQRNVHIIDGQVSDLVKKSPTLVA from the coding sequence ATGCTGCGCATGCAAAACCTGAGCAAAGTCTATCGCACCCACATGATCGAGACGCACGCGCTGCGCGGCTTCGAGATCCACGTCCGCCAGGGCGAATTCGTCACCGTGACGGGACCGTCCGGCTCCGGCAAGACGAGCTTCCTGAACATCGCCGGCCTGCTGGAAGAATTTACCGATGGCGAATACATCCTCGATGGCGTCAACGTCAAGGGCATGGACGACAACGCCCGCTCGCGCCTGCGCAACGAGAAGCTGGGCTTCATCTTCCAGGGCTTTAACCTGATCCCGGACCTGTCGCTGTTCGACAACGTCGACGTGCCGCTGCGCTACCGCGGCTTCAACGCGGCCGAACGCAAGGAGCGCATCGAGGACGCGCTGGCCAAGGTCGGCCTGGCCTCGCGCATGAAGCACTTCCCGGCCGAACTGTCCGGCGGCCAGCAGCAGCGCGTGGCCATCGCGCGCGCGCTGGCCGGCTCGCCCAAGCTGCTGCTGGCGGACGAACCGACCGGCAACCTCGATACGCAGATGGCGCGCGGCGTCATGGAGCTGCTGGAGGAGATCAACGCGCAAGGCACGACGATCCTGATGGTGACGCACGATCCGGAACTGGCCGCACGCTCGCAGCGCAACGTGCACATCATCGACGGCCAGGTGTCCGACCTGGTGAAAAAGTCGCCCACGCTGGTGGCGTAA
- a CDS encoding ABC transporter permease: protein MFAYYFKLGLRNLRRNPALTALMVLTLAVGVAASVSTLTILHVMSGDPIPHKSDRLIVPLIDNGQLQGYAPGDKPDDDQISYRDAMNLLASKQGIRRTAIMGTGGAIEPERKDMPSFAATGLAPTRDFFAMFDVPFLYGQAWSEADDRAGADVIVLSRKLAEKLYGDVNPVGRRVRYNGFDFQIVGVIERWNPIPRAHRIIGKGAFDDEDELFVPMASATRHEWFNNGSTTCFDDRGPGYQAWLDSECTWIQFWFELNTVADRPALQHWLDAYAAEQRKLGRLKRNAPNKLYDVMEWLAYQKVVGNDNKLSAWLAFGFLLLCLVNTIGLLLAKFSVRAPEVGVRRALGASRREIFHQFLTETAVVGLAGGVLGLLLAWGALALIALQSKQLSLVARMDWTMLLTTFVMAVAAAMLAGLLPTWRACQVTPALQLKSQ from the coding sequence ATGTTCGCCTATTACTTCAAGCTCGGCCTGCGCAACCTGCGCCGCAACCCGGCCCTGACGGCGCTGATGGTGCTGACGCTTGCCGTCGGCGTGGCGGCCAGCGTCAGCACGCTGACGATCCTGCACGTGATGTCCGGCGATCCGATCCCGCACAAGAGCGATCGCCTGATCGTGCCGCTGATCGACAACGGCCAGCTGCAGGGCTACGCGCCGGGCGACAAGCCGGACGACGACCAGATCAGCTACCGCGACGCCATGAATCTGCTGGCCAGCAAGCAGGGCATTCGCCGCACGGCCATCATGGGCACGGGCGGCGCGATCGAACCGGAGCGCAAGGACATGCCGTCCTTCGCCGCCACCGGCCTGGCACCCACGCGCGACTTCTTCGCCATGTTCGACGTGCCTTTCCTGTACGGCCAGGCGTGGTCGGAAGCGGACGACCGCGCCGGCGCCGACGTCATCGTCCTGTCGCGCAAGCTGGCGGAAAAGCTGTACGGCGACGTCAATCCGGTCGGCCGGCGCGTGCGCTACAACGGCTTCGACTTCCAGATCGTCGGCGTGATCGAGCGCTGGAACCCGATTCCGCGCGCGCACCGCATCATCGGCAAGGGCGCCTTCGACGACGAGGACGAGCTGTTCGTGCCGATGGCCAGCGCCACCCGCCACGAATGGTTCAACAACGGCAGCACCACCTGCTTCGACGACCGCGGTCCCGGCTACCAGGCCTGGCTCGATTCGGAATGCACGTGGATCCAGTTCTGGTTCGAGCTGAACACCGTGGCCGACCGCCCCGCCCTGCAGCATTGGCTCGACGCCTACGCTGCCGAGCAGCGCAAGCTGGGCCGGCTCAAGCGCAATGCGCCGAACAAGCTGTACGACGTGATGGAGTGGCTGGCGTACCAGAAAGTGGTCGGCAACGACAACAAGCTGTCGGCCTGGCTGGCCTTCGGCTTCCTGCTGCTGTGCCTGGTCAACACGATCGGCCTGCTGCTGGCGAAGTTCTCCGTGCGTGCCCCCGAGGTGGGCGTGCGGCGCGCGCTGGGCGCGTCGCGCCGTGAGATCTTCCACCAGTTCCTGACCGAGACTGCCGTCGTCGGCCTGGCTGGCGGCGTGCTCGGGCTGCTGCTGGCCTGGGGCGCGCTGGCGCTGATCGCGCTGCAGTCGAAACAGCTTTCGCTGGTCGCCCGGATGGACTGGACGATGCTGCTGACGACCTTCGTCATGGCGGTGGCGGCGGCCATGCTGGCCGGCCTGCTGCCCACGTGGCGCGCCTGCCAGGTGACGCCTGCCCTGCAACTCAAATCCCAATGA
- a CDS encoding FtsX-like permease family protein, which yields MEFRPILSSLLRNRTGPLLVAVQVALSLAILANALHIVSVRQAVVSRPSGVERESDIFHVRVADLRGGGTFNEVLAGQKRQLELLRAVPGVESVAQTNQVPLSQSGNNTGLAADRRQIRPTTGASFYVSPDSLVKTWGLKLVEGRDFLPTEVLDIDTRTSTEQAKIAIVTQALAQKLWPDATSYVGRTFYFGTGDTAEAARVTGVVERLQSTSAELGERGEMSLIMPMRRVGEPRAMYTVRTEPGQRERVIKEVEETLRKDANNHVMIRPKTFDADRKDRYRADRGLAWMLVTVSVLLMLVTASGIVGMASLWVTQRRKQIGVRRALGARRIDILRYFILENVMITSAGVAAGLLGALALNHLLVSTLELARLPAGYLVGGAAIFLALGIAAVYGPAWRAASISPATATRGVV from the coding sequence ATGGAGTTCCGTCCCATCCTGTCGTCCCTGCTGCGCAACCGCACCGGTCCCCTGCTGGTGGCCGTGCAGGTCGCCCTGAGCCTGGCCATCCTGGCCAATGCGCTGCACATCGTCAGCGTACGCCAGGCCGTCGTCTCGCGGCCTTCCGGCGTCGAACGCGAAAGCGACATCTTCCACGTGCGCGTGGCCGACCTGCGCGGCGGCGGCACGTTCAACGAGGTGCTGGCCGGCCAGAAGCGCCAGCTCGAACTGCTGCGCGCGGTGCCCGGCGTTGAATCGGTGGCGCAGACCAACCAGGTGCCGCTTTCGCAGTCGGGCAACAACACGGGCCTGGCCGCCGACCGGCGCCAGATCCGCCCTACCACCGGCGCCTCGTTCTACGTCTCGCCCGACTCGCTGGTCAAGACCTGGGGACTGAAGCTTGTCGAGGGGCGCGATTTCCTGCCCACCGAGGTGCTCGACATCGACACCAGGACCAGCACGGAACAGGCGAAGATCGCCATCGTCACGCAGGCGCTGGCGCAAAAGCTGTGGCCCGATGCGACCAGCTATGTCGGCAGGACCTTCTACTTCGGCACCGGCGACACGGCCGAGGCGGCGCGCGTGACGGGGGTGGTGGAACGGCTGCAGTCGACCAGCGCGGAGCTGGGCGAGCGCGGCGAGATGTCGCTGATCATGCCGATGCGACGGGTCGGTGAACCGCGCGCGATGTATACCGTGCGCACGGAACCCGGGCAGCGCGAACGCGTCATCAAGGAAGTCGAGGAAACGCTGCGCAAGGACGCCAACAACCACGTGATGATCCGGCCGAAAACCTTCGACGCCGACCGCAAGGACCGCTACCGGGCCGATCGCGGCCTGGCCTGGATGCTGGTCACCGTCAGCGTGCTGCTGATGCTGGTCACGGCCAGCGGCATCGTCGGCATGGCCAGCCTGTGGGTGACGCAGCGGCGCAAGCAGATCGGCGTGCGCCGCGCGCTGGGGGCCAGGCGCATCGATATCCTGCGTTACTTCATCCTGGAGAACGTGATGATCACCAGCGCCGGCGTGGCCGCGGGCCTGCTGGGGGCGCTGGCGCTGAACCACCTGCTGGTGTCCACGCTGGAGCTGGCGCGGCTGCCGGCCGGCTACCTGGTGGGCGGTGCGGCGATCTTCCTGGCGCTGGGC